One Nitrospirota bacterium DNA segment encodes these proteins:
- a CDS encoding chemotaxis protein CheA: protein MNDEMAEIRNDFLAEAQEMIELLDQRFISLEADPTNTDLLNEIFRAMHSMKGSAGFLGFARLVDVTHRAENILNKLRQGDMAVTPEVITVILEAVDVVKLLMQDIRESGTDEHTETEAMSQKLDQVLAGRPAGGAQAHAPAEPAQPAPASEAPAESEPVPSKLGEILINEGAVTKEQVIEALDRQERKPPLGEILVQSAAITERTLEAALQKQEKQGKPAKGEEDQTVRVETRRLDSVMNLVGELVLGRNRLMKIGTGIEQAHENDPLVRELGETLAQLNLVTTDLQLAVMKTRMLPIRKVLGKFPRMVRDLSQKLGKQVRLEVQGEDTELDKSVADEIGDPLVHLVRNAVDHGIESVADRHKSGKPVEGVVRLVACQEGNSIVIRIEDDGRGLQIEKIKAKAQSKGLVSPAELAVMEPKEIMNLIFLPGFSTADQVTDVSGRGVGMDVVRTNIRRINGTVEIESQPGKGSVITIKLPLTIAIIQALLVEVERATFAIPLGSVIEAVKITRSDIKAINGREVLNLRERVLPLFRLAEEFCIPSDNQQEIFYVVVAGLGDKQVGVIVDRLRSQEEVVIKSMGDYMAEIKGIAGATITGEGKVVLILDIAELVESARMGWAAGATA from the coding sequence ATGAACGATGAAATGGCGGAAATCCGCAACGACTTCCTGGCGGAAGCCCAGGAGATGATCGAACTGCTCGATCAGCGCTTCATCAGCCTGGAGGCGGATCCGACCAACACCGACTTGCTGAACGAAATCTTCCGGGCGATGCACAGCATGAAGGGGTCGGCCGGCTTCCTCGGGTTCGCCCGGCTCGTGGACGTGACCCATCGGGCCGAGAACATCCTGAACAAGCTGCGTCAGGGCGACATGGCGGTGACGCCAGAAGTGATCACCGTGATCCTCGAGGCGGTCGACGTCGTCAAGCTCCTCATGCAGGACATCCGGGAGTCCGGCACCGACGAGCACACCGAAACCGAGGCCATGTCCCAGAAGCTGGATCAAGTGCTGGCCGGACGGCCGGCGGGCGGCGCCCAGGCGCACGCGCCGGCGGAGCCGGCTCAGCCCGCACCCGCTTCCGAGGCCCCGGCAGAGTCCGAGCCCGTCCCTTCCAAGTTGGGGGAAATTCTCATCAACGAAGGGGCGGTCACCAAGGAGCAGGTCATCGAGGCGCTGGATCGGCAGGAGCGCAAACCGCCCCTGGGGGAGATCCTGGTCCAGTCGGCGGCCATCACCGAGAGAACGCTCGAAGCCGCGCTGCAGAAGCAGGAGAAGCAGGGCAAGCCGGCCAAAGGGGAGGAGGACCAGACCGTCAGGGTGGAGACGCGCCGGTTGGATTCCGTGATGAACCTGGTCGGCGAGCTCGTGCTGGGCCGGAATCGCCTGATGAAGATCGGGACCGGCATCGAGCAGGCCCACGAAAACGATCCGCTCGTCCGGGAGCTGGGCGAAACCCTCGCGCAGCTCAACCTGGTGACGACCGACCTCCAGTTGGCCGTGATGAAGACCCGCATGCTGCCGATCCGGAAAGTGCTGGGAAAATTCCCGCGCATGGTGCGCGACCTGTCGCAGAAACTCGGCAAACAGGTTCGGCTGGAGGTGCAGGGCGAGGACACGGAACTCGACAAGTCGGTCGCGGACGAAATCGGCGATCCGCTCGTCCACCTCGTGCGGAACGCGGTGGACCACGGGATCGAATCGGTGGCCGACCGCCACAAGTCCGGCAAACCGGTGGAAGGCGTCGTGCGCCTGGTGGCCTGTCAGGAAGGCAACAGCATCGTGATCCGGATCGAAGACGACGGACGCGGGCTGCAGATCGAGAAGATCAAGGCCAAGGCCCAGTCCAAGGGACTCGTGTCGCCGGCCGAACTCGCCGTCATGGAGCCCAAGGAGATCATGAACCTGATCTTCTTGCCCGGCTTCAGCACGGCCGACCAGGTCACCGACGTCTCGGGACGGGGCGTCGGCATGGACGTCGTCCGTACCAACATCCGGCGCATCAACGGCACGGTGGAAATCGAGTCGCAACCCGGGAAGGGCAGCGTGATCACGATCAAGCTGCCGCTCACGATCGCGATCATCCAGGCCCTGCTCGTCGAGGTCGAGCGGGCCACGTTCGCGATCCCGCTCGGGTCGGTCATCGAGGCCGTCAAGATCACGAGGTCGGACATCAAGGCGATCAACGGGCGCGAGGTCTTGAACCTGCGCGAGCGCGTGCTGCCGCTGTTCCGCCTGGCCGAGGAGTTCTGCATCCCGTCGGACAATCAGCAGGAAATTTTCTACGTCGTGGTGGCGGGTCTGGGCGACAAGCAGGTGGGCGTGATCGTGGACCGGCTCCGCTCCCAGGAGGAGGTCGTGATCAAGTCGATGGGGGACTACATGGCCGAGATCAAGGGGATCGCCGGCGCGACGATCACCGGGGAAGGCAAGGTAGTTCTGATCCTGGACATCGCGGAGCTGGTGGAGAGCGCCAGAATGGGATGGGCGGCCGGGGCGACCGCATGA
- a CDS encoding chemotaxis protein has protein sequence MSTLIKEVDARTRLAGANQMELLLFHIGTDEVFGINVFKVREVMKLPTLTRVPEADPRIEGVANIRGTTVPVVGLKQMLGIGEIEASQAGGSGNLIITEYNMSLQAFHVAGVDRILRISWSQVKPPPALVRDSAKGGAVTAVTMLDDGRMVLILDVEKVLADISPRSDDEVFAGVQVETGLKTKRVLFADDSLVARTQIRKTLERLGMDYLQATTGREAWEQLQALAEKASMEGRAIRDEVQLVLSDIEMPDMDGFTLTRQIRSDPRFANVPVVLHSSLTGTCNVQKGKGVGATDYVTKFDPKVLRETILRYC, from the coding sequence ATGTCGACCTTGATCAAGGAAGTGGATGCGCGGACCAGGCTCGCCGGGGCCAACCAGATGGAGTTGCTCCTGTTCCACATCGGGACCGACGAGGTCTTCGGGATCAACGTCTTCAAGGTCCGCGAGGTCATGAAGCTGCCGACGCTGACCCGGGTGCCCGAGGCCGACCCCCGCATCGAAGGGGTGGCCAACATCCGGGGGACGACCGTGCCGGTCGTCGGCCTGAAGCAGATGCTGGGGATCGGGGAGATCGAAGCTTCCCAGGCAGGGGGGAGCGGGAACCTGATCATCACCGAATACAACATGAGCCTGCAGGCGTTCCACGTGGCGGGGGTGGACCGCATCCTGCGCATCTCCTGGTCGCAGGTCAAGCCGCCTCCGGCCCTCGTCCGGGATTCGGCCAAGGGGGGCGCCGTGACCGCCGTCACGATGCTTGACGACGGGCGCATGGTGCTCATTTTGGACGTCGAGAAGGTTCTGGCGGACATCTCCCCCAGGTCCGACGACGAAGTGTTCGCGGGAGTCCAGGTCGAGACCGGATTGAAAACCAAGCGCGTGCTCTTCGCGGACGATTCGCTGGTCGCGCGGACCCAGATCCGCAAGACGCTCGAGCGATTGGGCATGGACTACCTCCAGGCCACCACCGGGCGCGAGGCGTGGGAGCAGCTCCAGGCGCTGGCGGAGAAGGCCTCGATGGAGGGCCGGGCGATCCGGGACGAAGTCCAGTTGGTGTTGAGCGACATCGAGATGCCCGACATGGACGGATTCACCCTCACGAGACAGATCCGGTCGGACCCGAGGTTTGCCAACGTTCCCGTCGTCCTCCATTCGTCCCTCACGGGCACCTGCAACGTCCAGAAGGGGAAGGGAGTCGGCGCGACCGACTACGTGACCAAGTTCGACCCCAAGGTCCTGCGGGAGACGATCCTGCGCTACTGTTGA
- a CDS encoding chemotaxis response regulator protein-glutamate methylesterase, with protein sequence MGTAAPIRVLVVDDSAFMRKAICSMLASDPRLAVVETARNGEEAIQKVAELHPDVMTLDVEMPGMNGLEALRKIMEIRPLPVIMVSSLTEEGAQETLTALDLGAVDYISKQLDGVSTNITAIQQELIGKVIAAAGTAGKISRPRNGVLRSVPPLALSAATVNATRGSKVVAIGCSTGGPKALQELLPRFPKDFPAGVLIVQHMPKYFTKPFAERMNQLCQVEVREAADGDLVTSGVALVAPGGLQMRVARKGALEVEVKLSPNVEGLLHTPSVDILMQSVAEVYPGRGIGVILTGMGHDGLEGMKAIKRANGRTVAQDEASCVVYGMPKAVVDGGYADKVVPLPHIAGEIVNMI encoded by the coding sequence GTGGGTACGGCAGCACCGATCAGAGTCCTGGTCGTGGACGACTCGGCGTTCATGCGGAAGGCCATCTGCAGCATGCTGGCCAGCGACCCGCGGCTCGCCGTCGTCGAAACGGCGCGCAACGGAGAGGAGGCCATCCAAAAGGTGGCCGAGCTCCATCCCGACGTCATGACGCTCGACGTGGAGATGCCGGGCATGAACGGGCTGGAAGCGCTCCGGAAGATCATGGAGATCCGGCCGCTCCCCGTCATCATGGTCAGCTCTCTGACCGAGGAGGGGGCACAGGAGACGCTCACCGCGCTCGATCTGGGGGCCGTGGACTACATCTCGAAGCAACTGGACGGAGTCTCGACGAACATCACCGCAATCCAGCAGGAATTGATCGGGAAAGTGATTGCGGCCGCCGGAACGGCGGGAAAGATCAGTCGGCCCCGGAACGGCGTCCTGCGCAGCGTCCCGCCGCTCGCGCTCAGCGCGGCGACCGTGAATGCCACGCGGGGCTCCAAAGTCGTGGCGATCGGATGCTCCACCGGAGGACCCAAAGCGCTCCAGGAGCTCCTGCCCCGGTTTCCCAAGGACTTTCCCGCCGGGGTCCTGATCGTGCAGCACATGCCGAAATACTTCACGAAGCCTTTTGCAGAGCGGATGAACCAGCTCTGCCAGGTCGAGGTGCGGGAGGCGGCGGACGGCGACTTGGTCACGAGCGGCGTGGCCCTGGTCGCACCGGGCGGGCTGCAGATGCGCGTGGCGCGGAAAGGGGCGCTCGAGGTGGAAGTGAAGCTCTCCCCCAACGTCGAAGGATTGCTCCACACCCCCTCGGTGGACATCTTGATGCAATCGGTGGCCGAGGTCTATCCCGGTCGCGGAATCGGGGTGATCCTGACCGGCATGGGCCACGACGGCCTGGAGGGGATGAAGGCCATCAAGCGGGCCAACGGGAGGACGGTGGCCCAGGACGAGGCGAGTTGCGTGGTCTACGGAATGCCCAAGGCGGTCGTGGACGGCGGGTACGCCGACAAGGTCGTCCCGCTGCCCCACATCGCCGGCGAAATCGTGAACATGATCTGA
- a CDS encoding methyl-accepting chemotaxis protein, with the protein MWSQLNKMRIGPKFLLMVVASAAIVTGAGLYFVYQQEQGKIMMMLEGRAKVIQAQVEVTRAYIAKNYVAKIKGSKVGADIVVTKDHLENAQAIPLPATATREISEELGQKGIFVARLVSATPLNPANLPKDAFEADAVKAIMGGADSYERTEESGDKLTFRRATADKATIAACIGCHQGKQLGDVLGVLSISLPVNDIKAASNASMQRTSLTIVAVVLATLLTIYVLLRILIIRPLAAMTSISRDIAEGEGDLTKRVPVNGRDEIAELGGWFNVFIEKLQAMIGKVAHVTDKVASASVELSATAEQMAKGADSLTSRTAQTATAVEEMNATVGEVAQNSGKAATMAQETVQTAKTGREVVGETISGMQQISEAVTQSASIISALGKSSDQIGEIVRVIEDIADQTNLLALNAAIEAARAGEQGRGFAVVADEVRKLAERTTKATKEIGDMIRQIQQDTKGAVASMEEGTQKVVGGVSLVNKTGEALATIAERVTQTADMIRQIAVAAEEQSVATQQISGDLETVAKVSKESASGAAESAKASHDLSLLATELQNIVGGFKIASAERKGGGPRY; encoded by the coding sequence ATGTGGTCTCAGTTGAACAAGATGCGAATCGGGCCCAAGTTTCTGCTGATGGTCGTCGCCAGCGCGGCGATCGTGACCGGGGCCGGGCTGTACTTCGTGTACCAGCAGGAACAGGGCAAGATCATGATGATGCTCGAAGGCCGGGCCAAGGTCATCCAGGCCCAGGTCGAGGTCACCCGGGCCTACATCGCGAAGAACTACGTGGCGAAGATCAAAGGCTCGAAAGTCGGCGCCGACATCGTCGTCACCAAGGATCACCTGGAGAACGCCCAGGCCATTCCGCTCCCGGCCACGGCCACGAGAGAGATCAGCGAGGAACTGGGGCAGAAGGGGATCTTCGTCGCGCGGCTGGTCAGCGCCACGCCGCTGAACCCCGCCAACTTGCCGAAAGACGCCTTCGAAGCCGACGCCGTCAAGGCGATCATGGGCGGGGCCGATTCCTACGAGAGGACCGAGGAGTCCGGCGACAAGCTGACGTTCCGCCGGGCGACCGCGGACAAGGCGACGATCGCGGCCTGCATCGGCTGCCACCAGGGCAAGCAACTCGGCGACGTGCTGGGCGTGCTGTCGATTTCGCTGCCCGTGAACGACATCAAGGCCGCCTCCAACGCGTCCATGCAGCGGACGAGCCTGACGATCGTGGCTGTGGTCCTGGCCACGCTCCTCACCATTTACGTGCTGCTCAGGATCCTGATCATCAGACCGCTGGCGGCCATGACCTCGATCTCCCGCGACATCGCCGAAGGGGAGGGCGACCTGACCAAGCGGGTGCCGGTGAACGGACGGGACGAGATCGCGGAGCTCGGCGGCTGGTTCAACGTCTTCATCGAAAAGCTGCAGGCGATGATCGGGAAGGTGGCGCACGTGACCGACAAGGTGGCCTCGGCGTCGGTGGAGCTCTCCGCGACGGCGGAGCAGATGGCCAAGGGCGCCGACAGCCTGACCTCCCGGACCGCCCAGACCGCGACCGCGGTCGAGGAGATGAACGCGACGGTGGGGGAGGTGGCGCAGAACTCCGGCAAGGCGGCCACGATGGCGCAGGAGACCGTGCAGACGGCCAAGACGGGCCGCGAGGTGGTCGGCGAGACCATTTCGGGCATGCAGCAGATCTCCGAGGCGGTGACGCAGTCGGCCTCCATCATCTCGGCGCTCGGGAAGTCCTCGGACCAGATCGGCGAGATCGTGCGGGTGATCGAGGACATCGCGGACCAGACCAACCTGCTGGCCCTGAACGCCGCGATCGAGGCGGCCCGGGCCGGGGAGCAGGGCCGCGGGTTCGCGGTGGTGGCCGACGAGGTCCGCAAGCTGGCCGAGCGGACGACGAAGGCGACCAAGGAAATCGGGGACATGATCCGCCAGATCCAGCAGGACACGAAGGGGGCGGTGGCCTCGATGGAGGAGGGGACGCAGAAGGTGGTGGGCGGCGTCTCGTTGGTGAACAAGACCGGCGAGGCGCTGGCGACGATTGCGGAGCGGGTGACGCAGACTGCGGACATGATCCGGCAGATCGCGGTGGCGGCGGAGGAGCAGTCGGTGGCGACCCAGCAGATCTCCGGTGACCTGGAGACGGTGGCGAAGGTCTCGAAGGAATCCGCGAGCGGGGCGGCGGAGTCGGCCAAGGCCAGCCACGACCTGAGCCTGCTCGCCACCGAGTTGCAAAACATCGTGGGCGGGTTCAAGATTGCTTCCGCCGAAAGGAAAGGCGGGGGCCCGAGATACTAA
- a CDS encoding DUF3365 domain-containing protein — protein sequence MKTVRVVHYVIGLVAGGLLSFALPAYAGDEAKTAEMLVKVLKAGRAVVSDHQQTINDAGKGDKGFTPDYFEKKWAEKYKEMNKSDMPKSPAVAALVDAGKQVVGESQALINKQGMGFKGFLPALWGRKAGEKFGQKTGIRLKQTATQYRFAGNKPDDFEAEVLKQFSDPGYPKGKEVVKTASVGGQQALRYMAPEYAAKSCLACHGEPKGDKDITGMKKEGYKEGDLAGAISVVVPIK from the coding sequence ATGAAGACTGTGCGAGTGGTGCATTACGTGATCGGCCTCGTCGCGGGAGGGCTGCTGTCGTTCGCACTGCCGGCCTATGCGGGGGACGAAGCCAAGACCGCCGAGATGCTCGTCAAGGTGCTGAAGGCCGGACGCGCGGTCGTCTCGGACCACCAGCAAACGATCAACGACGCCGGCAAGGGCGACAAGGGCTTCACGCCCGACTACTTCGAGAAGAAGTGGGCGGAGAAGTACAAGGAGATGAACAAGAGCGACATGCCGAAGTCTCCGGCCGTGGCCGCCCTCGTGGATGCCGGCAAGCAGGTCGTCGGGGAGTCGCAGGCGCTCATCAACAAGCAGGGCATGGGCTTCAAGGGATTCCTCCCGGCCCTCTGGGGCCGAAAGGCAGGGGAGAAGTTCGGGCAGAAAACCGGGATCCGGCTGAAGCAGACCGCCACCCAGTACCGGTTCGCCGGCAACAAGCCGGACGACTTTGAGGCCGAGGTCCTGAAACAGTTCTCCGATCCCGGCTATCCCAAGGGCAAGGAGGTCGTCAAGACCGCCTCGGTCGGCGGGCAACAGGCGCTCCGATACATGGCGCCGGAGTACGCGGCCAAGTCCTGCCTCGCCTGCCACGGCGAGCCGAAGGGCGACAAGGACATCACCGGCATGAAGAAGGAAGGGTACAAGGAAGGAGACCTCGCCGGAGCCATCAGCGTGGTCGTGCCGATCAAATAA
- a CDS encoding methyl-accepting chemotaxis protein, with the protein MVSAQEAVRASQAAQDAAALRLEVNLIRLGLREYSLIQQVAALDAVKRHQAQYQEQSQRIAEHYAGAPEVKAKLAAVDGAMAAFADHGLKMADAYIQFDRVVGNTFVEEFLKQDEALVAALKDLEDGFVKEAQQRLGALGLAAKLAMALVVASTIGFSLILAWRLLIPIRRMVAGMDRLSQGDLTVQVDVTSEDELGQLGKHFNAVVPKLQAMIGKVAHVTDKVASASVELSATAEQMAKGADSLTSRTAQTATAVEEMNATVGEVAQNSGKAATMAQETVQTAKTGREVVGETISGMQQISEAVTQSASIISALGKSSDQIGEIVRVIEDIADQTNLLALNAAIEAARAGEQGRGFAVVADEVRKLAERTTKATKEIGDMIRQIQQDTKGAVASMEEGTQKVVGGVSLVNKTGEALATIAERVTQTADMIRQIAVAAEEQSVATQQISGDLETVAKVSKESASGAAESAKASHDLSLLATELQNIVGGFKISADKRRGG; encoded by the coding sequence ATGGTTTCGGCCCAGGAGGCGGTGCGGGCTTCCCAGGCCGCCCAGGACGCCGCCGCGCTCCGCCTGGAAGTCAACCTGATCCGGTTGGGGCTACGGGAGTACAGCCTGATCCAGCAGGTCGCGGCGCTCGACGCGGTGAAACGGCATCAGGCCCAATACCAGGAGCAGTCGCAAAGGATCGCCGAGCACTATGCGGGCGCCCCGGAGGTGAAGGCCAAGCTGGCGGCCGTGGATGGCGCGATGGCCGCGTTCGCGGACCACGGGCTCAAGATGGCCGACGCCTACATCCAGTTCGATAGAGTGGTGGGCAATACCTTCGTGGAGGAGTTCCTGAAGCAGGACGAGGCGTTGGTCGCCGCGCTGAAGGATTTGGAGGACGGGTTCGTCAAGGAGGCGCAGCAGCGGCTGGGCGCACTGGGGCTCGCCGCGAAGCTGGCCATGGCGCTCGTCGTGGCCAGCACGATCGGCTTTTCGCTGATCCTCGCCTGGCGGCTCCTGATTCCGATCAGGCGGATGGTGGCCGGCATGGACCGCCTTTCTCAGGGGGATCTGACGGTCCAGGTGGACGTCACGAGCGAGGATGAACTGGGGCAGCTCGGCAAGCACTTCAACGCGGTCGTGCCGAAGCTGCAGGCGATGATCGGGAAGGTGGCGCACGTGACCGACAAGGTGGCCTCGGCGTCGGTGGAGCTCTCCGCGACGGCGGAGCAGATGGCCAAGGGCGCCGACAGCCTGACCTCCCGGACCGCCCAGACCGCGACCGCGGTCGAGGAGATGAACGCGACGGTGGGGGAGGTGGCGCAGAACTCCGGCAAGGCGGCCACGATGGCGCAGGAGACCGTGCAGACGGCCAAGACGGGCCGCGAGGTGGTCGGCGAGACCATTTCGGGCATGCAGCAGATCTCCGAGGCGGTGACGCAGTCGGCCTCCATCATCTCGGCGCTCGGGAAGTCCTCGGACCAGATCGGCGAGATCGTGCGGGTGATCGAGGACATCGCGGACCAGACCAACCTGCTGGCCCTGAACGCCGCGATCGAGGCGGCCCGGGCCGGGGAGCAGGGCCGCGGGTTCGCGGTGGTGGCCGACGAGGTCCGCAAGCTGGCCGAGCGGACGACGAAGGCGACCAAGGAAATCGGGGACATGATCCGCCAGATCCAGCAGGACACGAAGGGGGCGGTGGCCTCGATGGAGGAGGGGACGCAGAAGGTGGTGGGCGGCGTCTCGTTGGTGAACAAGACCGGCGAGGCGCTGGCGACGATTGCGGAGCGGGTGACGCAGACTGCGGACATGATCCGGCAGATCGCGGTGGCGGCGGAGGAGCAGTCGGTGGCGACCCAGCAGATCTCCGGTGACCTGGAGACGGTGGCGAAGGTCTCGAAGGAATCCGCGAGCGGGGCGGCGGAGTCGGCCAAGGCCAGCCACGACCTGAGCCTGCTCGCCACCGAGTTGCAAAACATCGTGGGCGGGTTCAAGATCTCGGCGGACAAGCGGCGTGGAGGATGA
- a CDS encoding chemotaxis protein CheW, whose protein sequence is MIAQQAEQSKSGAPAAAEKDVNGVTEDFCQLVTCRVGREEFAVDILSVQEINRMVEITKVPKAPSFVEGVINLRGRIIPVLDLRRRLGIPEAGRTAQSRIVVVNVGGRVIGLVVDAVSEVLRIPRSTIEPPPSTGASAGAEFIQGVGKINDRLLTLLDLKRLLTPEEQAAA, encoded by the coding sequence ATGATCGCCCAGCAAGCTGAACAGTCGAAATCGGGCGCCCCCGCGGCGGCGGAAAAGGATGTCAACGGCGTGACGGAGGATTTCTGTCAGCTCGTCACCTGCCGGGTGGGACGCGAAGAGTTCGCCGTCGACATTTTAAGCGTGCAGGAAATCAACCGGATGGTGGAGATCACCAAGGTGCCGAAGGCTCCCTCGTTCGTCGAGGGCGTGATCAACCTGCGGGGGCGGATCATTCCGGTGCTGGACCTGCGGCGGCGCCTCGGGATTCCGGAAGCGGGGCGCACGGCCCAGTCCCGCATCGTGGTCGTCAACGTGGGCGGCAGGGTGATTGGGTTGGTCGTGGACGCGGTCTCGGAGGTGTTGCGCATCCCTCGTTCCACGATTGAGCCGCCCCCGTCCACCGGCGCCTCGGCCGGCGCCGAGTTCATCCAAGGGGTCGGGAAGATCAACGATCGGCTCCTGACCCTGCTGGATTTGAAGCGGCTGCTGACGCCGGAAGAGCAGGCGGCGGCGTAG
- a CDS encoding flagellar motor protein, which translates to MDITTLAGVILAIGAILGGQILEGGHPGSIMQLTAFIIVIGGTVGAILVQSPLAVFKKGLGLLSLGLFDPKVDLKGTVTQIIDLANLSRKQGLLALEGKMKEIRDPFFRKGVQLIVDGTDAKLIQGILQTEVDHHEEEGLAAAKIWEAAGGYAPTVGILGAVLGLIHVMENLSDPSKLGSGIAVAFVATVYGVGSANLLFLPLGNKIKQKLKVETTARVMLIDGLVGLAQGENPRMLQERLESYLPHEEKAKKT; encoded by the coding sequence ATGGACATTACGACCTTAGCCGGCGTCATCCTCGCGATCGGAGCCATCCTCGGGGGCCAGATCCTCGAGGGCGGACACCCCGGCTCCATCATGCAGCTGACCGCCTTCATCATCGTGATCGGCGGCACGGTCGGCGCGATCCTCGTACAGTCTCCCCTGGCGGTCTTCAAGAAGGGCCTCGGGTTGCTGTCGCTGGGCCTGTTCGACCCCAAGGTCGACTTGAAGGGAACCGTGACGCAGATCATCGATCTCGCCAACCTGTCCCGGAAGCAGGGCTTGCTGGCGCTCGAGGGGAAGATGAAGGAGATCCGCGATCCCTTCTTCCGAAAGGGCGTCCAGTTGATCGTGGACGGGACCGACGCCAAGCTGATCCAGGGGATCCTCCAGACCGAGGTGGACCATCACGAGGAGGAGGGCCTGGCGGCGGCGAAGATCTGGGAAGCGGCCGGAGGCTACGCGCCGACCGTCGGCATCCTCGGCGCCGTGCTGGGCCTGATCCACGTCATGGAGAATCTGTCCGACCCGTCCAAGCTGGGGAGCGGCATCGCGGTCGCGTTCGTGGCGACGGTGTACGGCGTCGGCTCGGCCAACCTGCTCTTCCTCCCGCTCGGCAACAAGATCAAGCAGAAGCTCAAGGTGGAGACGACGGCGCGCGTCATGCTGATCGACGGGCTCGTCGGGCTCGCACAAGGGGAGAATCCGCGCATGTTGCAGGAGCGGCTCGAGAGCTACCTTCCCCACGAGGAAAAAGCCAAGAAGACGTGA
- a CDS encoding flagellar motor protein MotB, whose amino-acid sequence MAGRHKHEEHENHERWLVSYADFITLLFAFFVVMYSVSALNEGKFKVVAQSIQEALKPIIKKESANLRYDVGQSQSAIVPAISPKVQFLKKAHAVLNPFAHDAKFQNQIMVTETEHGILVTLAESLMFQSGQADIKQAALPVLEALAEVLTDPDQQIKEVRIEGHTDDVPIRTPQFSSNWELSAMRAVMVLRVMTELYKVEPGVVSATGYAEFKPVTDNLTPEHRAQNRRVELNVIMD is encoded by the coding sequence ATGGCCGGCCGGCACAAACACGAAGAGCACGAGAACCACGAGCGGTGGCTGGTCTCCTACGCGGACTTCATCACGCTCCTGTTCGCCTTCTTCGTCGTCATGTACTCGGTGTCGGCCCTGAACGAGGGCAAGTTCAAGGTCGTCGCCCAGTCGATCCAGGAAGCGTTGAAGCCGATCATCAAGAAGGAGAGCGCCAACCTTCGCTACGACGTCGGCCAGTCGCAGTCGGCCATCGTCCCGGCCATCAGTCCCAAGGTCCAATTCCTGAAGAAGGCCCACGCGGTGCTCAACCCGTTCGCCCACGACGCGAAGTTTCAGAACCAGATCATGGTGACCGAAACCGAGCACGGCATCCTGGTGACGCTCGCCGAGAGCCTGATGTTCCAGAGCGGGCAGGCCGACATCAAGCAGGCGGCGCTGCCCGTGCTCGAAGCTCTGGCCGAGGTCCTGACGGATCCGGATCAACAGATCAAGGAGGTCCGGATCGAAGGACACACGGACGACGTGCCGATCCGCACCCCGCAGTTTTCCTCCAACTGGGAGCTCTCCGCCATGCGCGCCGTCATGGTCCTGCGGGTCATGACGGAGTTGTACAAGGTCGAGCCCGGCGTGGTGTCCGCCACCGGGTACGCGGAGTTCAAGCCCGTGACCGACAACCTCACCCCCGAGCACCGAGCCCAGAATCGCCGCGTCGAGCTCAACGTCATCATGGACTGA
- a CDS encoding DUF423 domain-containing protein, with amino-acid sequence MTRAFLPAGAVMAGLSVAAGAFGAHSLKAVLSPEQMTVFETAARYQMYHALGLVAVGVLGQAGCGGDRLIRAAGWLFFLGILLFSGSLYLVTLTGIRWLGAVTPLGGAAFLAGWGTLAWAAIKSKV; translated from the coding sequence ATGACGCGGGCGTTTCTCCCGGCCGGAGCGGTCATGGCCGGCCTTTCGGTCGCAGCCGGCGCGTTCGGCGCCCATTCCCTGAAGGCGGTCCTGTCGCCCGAGCAGATGACCGTCTTCGAGACGGCTGCCCGCTACCAGATGTATCACGCGCTGGGGCTGGTGGCGGTCGGGGTGCTGGGCCAGGCCGGATGCGGGGGCGACCGCTTGATCCGGGCGGCCGGATGGTTGTTCTTTCTGGGAATCCTGCTCTTTTCCGGAAGCCTCTACCTCGTGACCTTGACCGGAATCCGGTGGCTGGGAGCCGTGACGCCCTTAGGCGGCGCAGCCTTTCTGGCCGGGTGGGGGACGTTGGCTTGGGCAGCGATCAAAAGCAAAGTATGA